Sequence from the Bacteroidia bacterium genome:
TTTTGGAATGCCTGCCTTTTTTGCCATAGCAGCCAGGGCGCTTTTCGGGAAAACATGAAGGATAATATCCGCTCGCATCCTTCTCCAATCATCTACGCTCCTGAGTTCATCCACAGAGTAGAATTCATCTACTGAAGGGCACGATTTGATCACGGGCTGCGTGTATCCGCGACCCAAAAAAAGAATTTGATTCGCGGGATCCAGGTTTTTCAAAGCTACCGCGAGCGGTAACGTGAGAACCACATCTCCGATGCTGTCTGTTCTGCTTATGAGAATTCTATTACCCACCTTTATTTAGCGCTCTTAATTTTTTGTACTTCAAATAGGCAGCATAGGCCGAAATACGACTGATCGCAAATCCGGCACCGCCATCAAGAAATCCGAGTTTAATGATATAATCGCGAAGGAATTTTGCCACAGCGCTCAAGTACATCACTAACCAACCAGCTTTTCTGCCCTCCTTTTGATAGGCCTTTGCCGCGATATTGGTAAAATATTCGATCTGCTTATAGTGATCATCGCGTGTGTAATAGCTGTAATGTAAAATATCACCCTTCAGGTGTTCCTCTTTTCCGCCGGAGAAAAGTTCGTACTTATCGTGAGGATTTATACCCGTCCACCTTCCCTTTCCTGAATCCCACAATCTCAATTTAGTATCA
This genomic interval carries:
- a CDS encoding glycosyltransferase family 2 protein, whose translation is MTPISAVIITYNEEKNIARCLDSLQGVVDEIIVLDSFSKDSTEAICRERGAKFFQHAFDGHIEQKNRAITYASHPHVLSLDADEALDETLRKSIIEVKKHFTADGYSMNRLTNYCGHWVRYCGWYPDTKLRLWDSGKGRWTGINPHDKYELFSGGKEEHLKGDILHYSYYTRDDHYKQIEYFTNIAAKAYQKEGRKAGWLVMYLSAVAKFLRDYIIKLGFLDGGAGFAISRISAYAAYLKYKKLRALNKGG